In Gadus chalcogrammus isolate NIFS_2021 chromosome 11, NIFS_Gcha_1.0, whole genome shotgun sequence, a single window of DNA contains:
- the LOC130391832 gene encoding myelin basic protein-like: protein MGQHLGKKEPQEDIRAPSPQPEANQKEVAAEEPATVETDSQDEVFGLGEADVNQNNGHVSEGPAVTDATGAEGPVDPEAPAEADDPEGAVPRPHLVRLFSRDAPGREDNTFKDRPSESDELQTIHEHSTAGSECGSESPEQDIE, encoded by the exons ATGGGACAGCATTTAGGAAAGAAGGAGCCCCAGGAAGACATCAGG GCTCCGTCGCCCCAGCCCGAAGCCAACCAGAAGGAGGTGGCAGCTGAAGAACCAGCAACCGTGGAAACGGACTCGCAAGACGAAGTGTTTG GCCTGGGTGAGGCAGATGTGAACCAGAACAATGGCCACGTCTCGGAGGGGCCAGCGGTGACTGACGCCACGGGCGCTGAGGGCCCCGTCGACCCCGAGGCCCCCGCCGAGGCGGACGACCCGGAGGGCGCCGTGCCACGCCCCCACCTGGTCCGCCTCTTTTCCCGAGATGCGCCGGGGCGGGAGGACAACACCTTCAAAGACCGCCCCTCCGAGTCAGATGAGCTGCAGACCATCCACGAGCACAGCACAGCGGGTTCAGAGTGCGGTTCGGAAAGCCCTGAGCAGGACATAGAGTAG
- the LOC130391833 gene encoding myelin basic protein-like isoform X1 codes for MASASSSAQAAFGLGRKKKTPTLMDQIGTFFGGDKKRKSKGSFRGALSPAPQKSTAASPRKRGTENAVVTFFRTIGSQKSQPKAKKAAAGDGKGSLTKIFKMGSRSASPAKR; via the exons ATGGCCTCCGCAAGCAGCTCCGCTCAGGCAGCCTTCGGGCTGGGCAGGAAAAAGAAGACCCCCACCCTCATGGATCAGATCGGGACCTTCTTTGGAGGggacaagaagaggaagagcaag gggtCCTTCCGTGGAGCTCTGTCCCCCGCCCCCCAGAAATCCACCGCCGCCTCTCCCCGTAAGCGCGGCACCGAGAACGCCGTGGTGACGTTCTTCAGAACTATT GGGAGCCAGAAGTCACAGCCCAAAGCAAAGAAGGCGGCAGCCGGGGACGGTAAAGGCAGCCTGACCAAGATCTTCAAAATG
- the LOC130391833 gene encoding myelin basic protein-like isoform X2, protein MASASSSAQAAFGLGRKKKTPTLMDQIGTFFGGDKKRKSKGSFRGALSPAPQKSTAASPRKRGTENAVVTFFRTIVSPAPPKSRWTGMAAKMGLGSQKSQPKAKKAAAGDGKGSLTKIFKMGSRSASPAKR, encoded by the exons ATGGCCTCCGCAAGCAGCTCCGCTCAGGCAGCCTTCGGGCTGGGCAGGAAAAAGAAGACCCCCACCCTCATGGATCAGATCGGGACCTTCTTTGGAGGggacaagaagaggaagagcaag gggtCCTTCCGTGGAGCTCTGTCCCCCGCCCCCCAGAAATCCACCGCCGCCTCTCCCCGTAAGCGCGGCACCGAGAACGCCGTGGTGACGTTCTTCAGAACTATT GTGTCCCCTGCCCCACCCAAGTCTAGG TGGACTGGAATGGCAGCTAAGATGGGCCTG GGGAGCCAGAAGTCACAGCCCAAAGCAAAGAAGGCGGCAGCCGGGGACGGTAAAGGCAGCCTGACCAAGATCTTCAAAATG